GAGCTTTGCCTTTCGGCACCACCGGGAATGAGAACGGGATCACATAGACGCCCTTTTCGAGAAGCCTTTCTGCCATCTTTACTGCGGGTTCTGCTTCGCCGAACATCACAGGTACGATCGGGTGTTCGCCCGGCAAAACGTCGAGTCCAACAGCCTGGATCTTTTCACGAAAATACCTTGTGTTGTCCATCAGCTTTTCCCGGAGATCCGTCGATGCCGATAGCATATCTATCGCGGCGATCGAGGCGGCGACGATCGGCGGGGCGACGGAGTTTGAGAACAGATATGGCCGCGAACGCTGACGCAGCAATTCAACGATCTCCTTTTTGCCGCTGGTATAACCGCCCGAAGCCCCGCCCAGAGCCTTGCCCAACGTTCCGGTTATGATATCGACGCGATCCATTACGTTGTGATGTTCGTGAACGCCGCGGCCGGTCTTGCCCATGAAGCCAACGGCGTGCGAATCGTCCACCATCACCAACGCGTCGTGCTTCTCCGCTAGGTCGCATATCTCATCGAGCTTCGCGATGTAACCGTCCATGGAGAAAACACCGTCGGTCGCGATCATCTTGAACCGTGCGGAGCTTGCTTCTTCGAGTTTGGCTTCGAGGTCGGCCATGTCGCTGTTCCTGTAACGAAACCGCTGTGCCTTGCAGAGCCTGATGCCGTCGATGATGCTCGCGTGGTTGAGTTCATCGGAGATAATGGCGTCCTCATCGGTCAAGAGCGTCTCGAACAGGCCGCCGTTCGCGTCGAAACAGCTCGTGTAAAGAATCGTGTCCTCGGTGCCGAGGAATTCGCTGATCTTGCGCTCAAGCTCTTTATGGATCGCCTGCGTTCCGCAGATAAATCGCACCGACGACAGGCCGTAGCCCCATTCGTCG
This sequence is a window from Acidobacteriota bacterium. Protein-coding genes within it:
- a CDS encoding glycine C-acetyltransferase; the encoded protein is MYGNFKEHLQSTIDGIRKAGLYKNERVIDGPQDAHIDVNGREVLNMCANNYLGLSDHPAIVDAARKSLDEWGYGLSSVRFICGTQAIHKELERKISEFLGTEDTILYTSCFDANGGLFETLLTDEDAIISDELNHASIIDGIRLCKAQRFRYRNSDMADLEAKLEEASSARFKMIATDGVFSMDGYIAKLDEICDLAEKHDALVMVDDSHAVGFMGKTGRGVHEHHNVMDRVDIITGTLGKALGGASGGYTSGKKEIVELLRQRSRPYLFSNSVAPPIVAASIAAIDMLSASTDLREKLMDNTRYFREKIQAVGLDVLPGEHPIVPVMFGEAEPAVKMAERLLEKGVYVIPFSFPVVPKGKARIRTQVSAAHSKEDLDFAVEKFAEAKKELGIEKGMSA